The following coding sequences lie in one Natronorubrum tibetense GA33 genomic window:
- a CDS encoding IclR family transcriptional regulator: protein MATGIGSLRRANRLIERLIELETASPTTLANELELPTSTVHDYVTTLESLGYLTRMDDGQYRVSGRFLRLGNEVRHRYDVYTTAEPELAELADETGEYVALMVEHGGLGLILSMKQGKKAAHVRIEETYPGIRTRLNTTANGKALLACLSEERVAEIIESYGLSKKTENTIVDRETLYAELDRIGERGYAIDDEERFDGMRGISAPLVSEPDETVASIGIYGPTNRLTDDVLHETFSDRILQVTNVVQVNLTYS, encoded by the coding sequence ATGGCAACGGGAATCGGATCACTCCGACGCGCGAACCGCCTCATCGAGCGATTGATCGAACTCGAGACGGCGTCGCCGACGACCCTGGCCAACGAGTTGGAGCTGCCGACGAGTACCGTCCACGACTACGTGACGACACTCGAGTCGCTCGGATATCTAACGAGGATGGACGACGGGCAGTATCGAGTCAGCGGTCGCTTCCTACGACTCGGTAACGAGGTCCGCCATCGGTACGACGTCTACACGACCGCGGAGCCGGAACTGGCCGAACTGGCAGACGAAACCGGAGAGTACGTCGCACTGATGGTCGAACACGGCGGACTTGGGTTGATACTCAGCATGAAACAGGGGAAGAAGGCCGCGCACGTGCGGATCGAGGAGACCTACCCGGGCATCCGGACGCGACTCAACACGACTGCCAACGGGAAGGCACTCCTCGCCTGCCTCTCCGAGGAACGCGTCGCGGAGATCATCGAGAGCTACGGTCTCTCGAAAAAAACGGAGAACACGATCGTCGATCGGGAAACGCTGTACGCGGAACTCGACCGTATCGGCGAACGTGGTTACGCGATCGATGACGAGGAGCGGTTCGATGGAATGCGAGGTATCAGCGCTCCGCTGGTGAGCGAACCGGACGAGACGGTCGCGTCAATCGGTATTTACGGCCCCACGAATCGCCTGACGGACGACGTCCTCCACGAGACGTTCTCGGACCGCATACTCCAGGTGACGAACGTCGTCCAGGTCAATCTCACGTACTCGTGA
- a CDS encoding HalOD1 output domain-containing protein: MTPVFAVVSAVAKATDADRFELPPLHEAIDPEALNTLFRADSCAPETQVDFRYTGYRVVVRGTGAVHVRAVHQE, translated from the coding sequence ATGACACCCGTTTTCGCCGTCGTCTCTGCAGTCGCGAAAGCGACCGACGCCGACCGCTTCGAACTGCCGCCACTCCACGAAGCGATCGACCCCGAGGCCCTGAATACGTTGTTCAGGGCGGACTCTTGTGCCCCCGAAACGCAGGTTGATTTTCGGTATACGGGGTATAGAGTCGTCGTTCGGGGAACCGGAGCGGTTCACGTCCGAGCGGTCCACCAGGAGTGA
- a CDS encoding SDR family NAD(P)-dependent oxidoreductase, producing the protein MTGETITEKVAFDEQVAVVTGGAQGIGRRIAEAFAGLSADVVIADVAIDSAEETARDVAAEYDATVEAVETDVTEYEDARNLVETTVDEFGRLDVLVNNAGLTEAKPFVETEPDEWEFWVGVCFFGTMNCMHAALPQMIDQGSGAIINFASDSYKGNDPGLAVYGAAKAANVSLTSTVAHEVGDDGVRVNCVSPGTTETPATEDVIEAHRERMIENSYALDRLGQPTDIADAVAFLASDAADWITGQTLSVNGGYIRG; encoded by the coding sequence ATGACGGGTGAGACAATCACAGAGAAAGTAGCGTTCGATGAACAGGTGGCGGTCGTAACGGGTGGCGCACAGGGAATCGGGCGACGCATCGCCGAAGCCTTCGCCGGACTCAGTGCCGACGTCGTCATCGCCGACGTCGCTATCGACTCCGCCGAAGAGACGGCTCGAGACGTCGCGGCGGAGTACGACGCGACCGTCGAGGCCGTCGAGACGGACGTAACCGAGTACGAGGACGCTCGAAACCTCGTCGAGACGACCGTCGACGAGTTCGGTCGCCTTGACGTGCTCGTGAACAACGCGGGACTGACGGAGGCGAAACCGTTCGTCGAGACGGAACCCGACGAGTGGGAGTTCTGGGTCGGCGTCTGCTTCTTCGGAACGATGAACTGCATGCACGCCGCCCTCCCACAGATGATCGATCAGGGATCGGGCGCGATCATCAACTTTGCCAGCGACTCCTACAAGGGGAACGACCCCGGACTGGCCGTGTACGGTGCGGCGAAGGCCGCCAACGTATCACTGACGAGTACCGTCGCTCATGAGGTCGGAGACGATGGAGTCCGGGTCAACTGCGTCTCCCCGGGGACGACGGAGACGCCGGCTACAGAGGACGTGATCGAAGCGCACCGCGAACGAATGATCGAGAACTCCTACGCGTTGGACCGTCTCGGCCAGCCGACGGACATCGCCGACGCGGTCGCGTTTCTCGCGAGCGATGCGGCCGACTGGATCACGGGACAGACGCTGAGCGTCAACGGCGGATACATCCGCGGGTAA
- a CDS encoding enoyl-CoA hydratase/isomerase family protein, producing the protein MDTEYNDIDVSLEDDGRARIRLNRPESLNALSNRMADEILAALDRLEEEDVRVLVLRGAEGNFCAGADVGSPPAETKPHEQTRRFRRLRRMFNRIESFPRPTVAAIEGYCLGGGCEIACCCDTRIATESATIGVPEIMLGVIPAGGGTQRLSRLIGLSRARDMVLRGKHHDAETMQEYGFVHELADDDAFEAELETVVEEYLLRPPVAMEVAKMAINGGFEAALESGLEMEALATGVVFGTEDAQEGLEAFREDRDPEFEGE; encoded by the coding sequence ATGGATACGGAGTACAACGATATCGACGTGAGTCTCGAGGACGATGGTCGAGCGAGAATACGGTTGAACAGACCGGAGTCCCTGAACGCGCTCAGCAATCGTATGGCCGACGAAATACTCGCCGCACTGGACCGACTCGAGGAGGAAGACGTACGGGTGCTCGTCCTCAGGGGAGCCGAGGGTAACTTTTGTGCCGGCGCCGACGTCGGGTCCCCGCCGGCAGAGACCAAACCCCACGAACAGACCCGTCGGTTTCGCCGACTCCGGCGGATGTTCAACCGCATCGAGAGTTTCCCCCGACCGACGGTCGCCGCGATCGAGGGATACTGCCTGGGCGGGGGGTGTGAGATCGCTTGCTGCTGTGATACCCGCATCGCCACCGAGAGCGCGACCATCGGCGTCCCGGAGATCATGCTCGGTGTGATCCCAGCCGGCGGTGGCACTCAGCGGCTCTCTCGACTCATCGGCCTCTCACGGGCGCGGGACATGGTCCTCCGTGGAAAGCACCACGATGCGGAGACGATGCAGGAGTACGGGTTCGTCCACGAACTCGCCGACGACGACGCGTTCGAAGCCGAACTCGAGACGGTCGTCGAGGAGTACCTGCTACGTCCACCGGTCGCGATGGAAGTAGCGAAGATGGCGATCAACGGCGGTTTTGAAGCCGCTCTCGAGTCCGGCCTCGAGATGGAGGCACTCGCGACCGGCGTCGTCTTCGGTACCGAGGACGCACAAGAAGGACTCGAAGCGTTCCGCGAGGATCGAGATCCCGAGTTCGAGGGCGAGTAA
- a CDS encoding acyl-CoA synthetase codes for MSVDNPLSTMYDEARDEFDWNQAWDSFEGTPSSFNLGSEILGSDETETTAIRIVDMDDGSEDTITVTDIATRSRQFANFLDECGLSAGDRVAAVMEPREALYATIAGTWLGGYVYVPLYTLFGPEALQYRLENSGTKVLVTTPEHREKIDESQLSGLDQIVLVDGGTAAETTFAEVREYESDFDPAETSAEDICALQYTSGTTGDPRGVEMPHGSPVALYPYTRYAADLRPDDTFLGMAPPAWSYGLFYCTVVPLHQGTELITIRGDFDPDVLFDIIADYPVTSFFAPPTAFRQMAQLDVDVDSSAVDIRRIYSGGESVGASTIEWVEETFGTTVLEHYGFTEGGMLVNNYPLAEWEIKPGAMGKPIPGREVTLLDLEENEPVDTGGVGEISVRTTDEVPFAEAYFKMPDKSDEKFGGEWIRSDDLARRDEDRYFWYVGRADDVIISAGYRIGPSEVEDSLLKHDTVAEVGVVGLPDDERGQAVTAFIVPTASATPSDGLAEEIRTDVKQRLSKHEYPRRIEFVDELPKTASGKIQRYRLEEEYGEEE; via the coding sequence ATGTCGGTCGACAATCCACTATCCACGATGTACGACGAGGCGCGTGACGAATTCGACTGGAACCAGGCCTGGGATTCCTTCGAAGGTACGCCTAGTTCGTTCAATCTGGGGAGCGAAATTCTCGGTAGCGATGAGACTGAAACGACAGCGATTCGAATTGTCGATATGGACGATGGGTCGGAAGACACCATCACCGTGACCGATATTGCGACGCGGAGTCGCCAGTTTGCGAACTTCCTCGACGAGTGCGGCCTCTCGGCTGGCGATCGAGTCGCAGCAGTGATGGAACCCAGGGAAGCGCTGTACGCGACGATCGCGGGTACGTGGCTCGGCGGATACGTATACGTTCCCTTGTACACGCTGTTCGGCCCGGAGGCACTCCAGTACCGACTCGAGAACTCCGGGACGAAAGTGCTCGTCACGACGCCCGAACACCGGGAGAAGATCGACGAATCCCAACTGAGCGGTCTCGATCAGATCGTCCTCGTCGACGGCGGAACGGCGGCGGAGACGACGTTCGCCGAGGTTCGAGAGTACGAGTCGGATTTCGACCCGGCCGAAACGAGCGCCGAAGATATCTGTGCCCTCCAGTATACCAGTGGAACGACCGGCGATCCGAGGGGCGTCGAGATGCCACACGGTTCCCCCGTCGCCCTCTATCCGTATACGAGGTACGCTGCCGACCTCCGGCCCGACGACACGTTCCTCGGAATGGCCCCGCCAGCGTGGTCGTACGGCCTCTTTTACTGTACGGTCGTTCCGCTCCACCAGGGGACGGAACTGATCACAATTCGTGGGGATTTCGATCCCGATGTCCTCTTCGATATCATCGCCGATTATCCGGTGACCAGTTTCTTCGCTCCACCGACCGCGTTCCGACAGATGGCGCAACTCGACGTCGACGTCGACAGTTCGGCCGTCGACATCCGGCGCATCTACTCGGGGGGAGAATCGGTTGGCGCGAGTACGATCGAGTGGGTCGAGGAGACGTTCGGGACGACGGTTCTCGAACACTACGGGTTCACGGAGGGCGGCATGCTGGTGAACAACTACCCGCTGGCGGAGTGGGAAATCAAGCCCGGTGCGATGGGGAAACCGATACCCGGACGAGAGGTAACGCTTCTCGACCTCGAGGAGAACGAACCGGTAGACACCGGTGGCGTGGGTGAGATATCGGTCCGGACCACGGACGAGGTTCCGTTCGCCGAAGCGTACTTCAAGATGCCCGACAAAAGCGACGAGAAGTTCGGCGGCGAGTGGATCCGCTCCGACGACCTCGCTCGCCGAGACGAGGACAGGTACTTCTGGTATGTGGGTCGAGCGGACGACGTCATCATCTCGGCGGGATACCGAATCGGTCCGTCGGAAGTCGAGGACAGTCTGTTGAAACACGACACCGTGGCCGAAGTCGGCGTCGTGGGACTACCGGACGACGAGCGCGGCCAGGCCGTCACGGCGTTTATCGTTCCGACGGCTTCCGCGACGCCGTCCGACGGACTCGCCGAGGAGATTCGTACGGACGTCAAGCAGCGCCTCTCGAAACACGAGTATCCACGACGCATCGAATTCGTCGACGAACTTCCGAAGACCGCCTCGGGGAAGATCCAGCGGTACAGACTCGAAGAGGAGTACGGGGAGGAAGAGTAA